ACGGAGACGTTTTCCACCGTGCGAGATGATATAATTCATCGGCTCATACAGCTCTGTAGGTTTGTCTTTAAACGTATATTTAGTAATAGCATCAGCAACAATCTGTTGGTAGGTGTCTAAGAATTCCATAAAAGATTTTAATTTGAACAAAAATACGATTTTCTCAGGGGTTGTAAAACAAAAAACTTTGCCCAAACGGACAAAGTTTTGTATTGTGATAAAATTTTTCGCTTATGAGAAATAGGTAATTATCAAATAAGTAACTCCAGCAACAATCGCCGAGATAGGAATTGTTAAAACCCAAGCCCAAAGTAAGCTTACCGTGATTCCCCAACGTACCGCAGAGATTCTTTTCGTAAGACCTACTCCAATAATTGACCCTGTAATGGTATGTGTTGTAGAAACCGGAATACCAAAGTGATCAGTGATGAAAAGCGTGATTGCTCCTGCTGTTTCAGCACTTACTCCTTCCAATGGTGTTACTTTTGTAATTTTGGTTCCCATTGTTTTGATGATTTTCCATCCACCACTCATTGTTCCTAATGCAATGGCAATGAAAGAAACCAAAGGAACCCACATGTAATGTTTAGAGAAATAATTAAAACGTTCTGCCGCTTCAATATTCAAATAAACAGGATCCTGCAACATATTTACGTGGTAGTAAATAAGAGCTGCACCAATAATCCCCATTACTTTCTGAGCATCATTCAAACCGTGTCCTAAACTGAACAAAGCCGAAGATGCCAACTGAAGTCTTTTGAATGATTTATCTGCTTTATGCGGATTTGATTTTTTATATAAATGAACGATAATTAAAGTAATGATAATTGAAATTATCATCCCAATAACCGGAGCTAAGAATATGAATAAGAAAATAGGAATTACTTTGCTAAATTTCACAACATCTTGTGTGGTTACTTTCATCATCGCTTCTTTTAGCGTAGCAAACATTCCTAAGTCAGGTTGACTTGCAACAACTTCGCGGTAATCTAACAGAAAAGCGTGCATTAATGCTGCTCCTAAAAATCCACCAATCAAAGTGTGTGATGATGATGAAGGAATACCAAACCACCATGTTAAAAGATTCCAAGCAATTGCCGCAATAAGTCCTGAAAAAATTACTTCTAAAGTAATAAAGTTTTCGTTGACGGTTTTTGCAATTGTATTACCAATTTTAAATTCTCCGATAATATAAACAGCAATAAAGAAAGCTGCAAAGTTCCAAACCGCTGCCCAAAGTACCGCCTGAAACGGTGTAAGAACTTTAGTAGAAACAATGGTTGCAATAGAGTTTGCCGCATCATGAAAACCGTTGATATAATCGAAGATTAAAGCTAAAGCAATAATAACCGTAAGTAAAATAGGAAATTCCATTTCTGTTATATTGTTTTATGCGTATTTAATCATGATGTTTTCAATTGTATTGGCAACATCTTCTGCTTTATCGGTTACTACTTCAAGGTAATTTAATACTGATGAAATTTTAATAATATTAATTGCATCATTGGTCTCAAACAATTCTACCATAGAATTTGAAAGAAGATCATCTGCAATATTTTCTATAGAGTTTACTTTAATACAAGCTTCTTTCACCTGCTCCATATTTTTGAAACCTTTAAGGTTTTTCATCGCATTCTGAATCTCAAGACAAGCTTTGTGAATCAATAATGAAAAATCTGCATAAGCCTTCATCAAAGGAGATTTGTAAAGGAAGATATATTTAGCAGAAGCGTAAATATAATCTGCGATATCATCTAAACCTGTAGCTAAAGTGTGAATATCTTCACGATCAAAAGGTGTAATGAAGTTTTTCCCCAATTCAACGAAAATCTCGTGAGTAAGCTCATCATTTTTGTGCTCGTAGTCGCTCATCAATTTTAACATAGAATCATCATTCAGATCAAAATCTTTGATTCCATGATTAAAATCGTTAGACATAGCAACCAGGTTATCTGTAACTTTTTCGAAAAGTACAAAGAAGATTTTATCTTTCGGTTGAAAAGCGTGGAAAATATTACCAATGCCCATTTTATAGTATTTATAAATTCGTGTGCAAATTTCCTAAAAAACCATGTCACCAAAAAGCATCCAGCGTTAATTTTTGTTCACATTGAAGTAATATTTGTTCACATAAAAAACCACTATCAACCTGCATCTTTGTACAAGCCTTTGAATCAATATTTTAAACAATTGTTTAAATAAAATATAAACAAAAAAGCCGACAAAAAATGCCGGCTTTTTTAATATGGTATGAATAAGATTAGTTAGCTTCTTCAGCTCTCATATCTTTTCCTTTGAACTTCATTGATTGGATATTTCCTAAAAGCTCATTTTTATAAGATTTTTCAATCTCAAAGAATGAGAATTTCTCAAGAATTTCGATATTACCAATTTCAGCTCTCTTGTTACCTTTGCTTGAAGTAGCCTTGTTGATGATTTCTAAAACATCTAATTTTTTCAACTGATCTTTTTTACCAAGATTGAAGAAAAATCTAGTCATGTTCTCGTCTCTTTGTCTAGGTTTTCCACCACGATCACCTCTTCCTCTGTCGCTTCTTCCGTCACGATCTCCTCTTGGGCCTCTATCACGATCTCTTCCTCTGTCACGATCTCTTCCTCTGTCGCGGTCTCTTCCTCCTCTGTCATCATCTCTGCTGCTCATTTTCTGCTCGAGAAGATCATGTCTGTCTTTGTAGTACAAAGCAAGATCTTTTAACTGGAACTGAAGTAATTTGTGCACC
Above is a genomic segment from Chryseobacterium mulctrae containing:
- a CDS encoding inorganic phosphate transporter, whose amino-acid sequence is MEFPILLTVIIALALIFDYINGFHDAANSIATIVSTKVLTPFQAVLWAAVWNFAAFFIAVYIIGEFKIGNTIAKTVNENFITLEVIFSGLIAAIAWNLLTWWFGIPSSSSHTLIGGFLGAALMHAFLLDYREVVASQPDLGMFATLKEAMMKVTTQDVVKFSKVIPIFLFIFLAPVIGMIISIIITLIIVHLYKKSNPHKADKSFKRLQLASSALFSLGHGLNDAQKVMGIIGAALIYYHVNMLQDPVYLNIEAAERFNYFSKHYMWVPLVSFIAIALGTMSGGWKIIKTMGTKITKVTPLEGVSAETAGAITLFITDHFGIPVSTTHTITGSIIGVGLTKRISAVRWGITVSLLWAWVLTIPISAIVAGVTYLIITYFS
- a CDS encoding DUF47 domain-containing protein; its protein translation is MGIGNIFHAFQPKDKIFFVLFEKVTDNLVAMSNDFNHGIKDFDLNDDSMLKLMSDYEHKNDELTHEIFVELGKNFITPFDREDIHTLATGLDDIADYIYASAKYIFLYKSPLMKAYADFSLLIHKACLEIQNAMKNLKGFKNMEQVKEACIKVNSIENIADDLLSNSMVELFETNDAINIIKISSVLNYLEVVTDKAEDVANTIENIMIKYA